A single Microbacterium protaetiae DNA region contains:
- the glpK gene encoding glycerol kinase GlpK produces MAENVLAIDQGTTSTRAIVFDAAGQIVASAQREHEQIFPHAGWVEHDPVEIWTNTQWVVSAALSRARLSARDVAGIGITNQRETAILWDRRTGRPIGNAIVWQDTRTQESIDALAAQHPDGTQRFAELTGLPLATYFSASKVAWMLRHIPGAREAAEAGDVLFGTPDTWVIWNLTGGSSGGIHVTDVTNASRTLLMDLRTLDWSDEMLRVWDIPRAMLPEIRSSSQIVGDAVLPTVARGIPIAGILGDQQAATFGQAAFDAGESKNTYGTGNFLIVNTGERIVRSEHGLITTVAYRCGDDPARYAVEGSIAVTGSLVQWLRDNLGIIARSQDVETLAASVDDNGGAYFVPAFSGLFAPYWRPDARGALVGLTRYVTKAHIARAALESTAFQTRDVIDAVVADTGRALPDLRVDGGMTRDDLLMQFQADILGIPVVRPKVVETTALGAAYAAGLATGVWTGFDQLRALWREDRRFEPAMGHDERERRFRMWRKAVSKSLDWVDDDARTLMGTHDA; encoded by the coding sequence GTGGCCGAGAATGTTCTGGCGATCGACCAGGGGACCACCTCGACCCGGGCGATAGTGTTCGATGCGGCGGGGCAGATCGTGGCATCCGCACAGCGGGAGCACGAGCAGATCTTCCCGCACGCCGGCTGGGTCGAGCACGACCCGGTCGAGATCTGGACGAACACGCAGTGGGTCGTCTCGGCGGCGCTGTCGCGCGCTCGATTGTCGGCGCGGGATGTCGCCGGTATCGGCATCACGAATCAGCGCGAGACGGCGATCCTGTGGGATCGGCGCACCGGCCGTCCGATCGGCAACGCCATCGTGTGGCAGGACACCCGCACGCAGGAGAGCATCGATGCGCTGGCCGCGCAGCACCCCGACGGCACGCAGCGCTTCGCCGAGCTGACCGGGCTGCCGCTGGCGACGTACTTCTCGGCGTCGAAGGTGGCGTGGATGCTGCGCCACATCCCCGGCGCGCGCGAAGCGGCCGAGGCGGGCGATGTGCTGTTCGGCACGCCCGACACGTGGGTGATCTGGAACCTCACGGGCGGCAGCAGCGGCGGCATCCACGTCACCGACGTCACGAACGCGTCGCGCACCCTTCTGATGGATCTGCGCACGCTGGACTGGTCGGACGAGATGCTGCGGGTGTGGGACATCCCGCGGGCGATGTTGCCAGAGATCCGCTCGTCGTCGCAGATCGTCGGCGACGCCGTGCTGCCGACGGTGGCCCGCGGCATCCCGATCGCAGGAATCCTCGGTGATCAGCAGGCCGCGACCTTCGGGCAGGCTGCGTTCGATGCCGGCGAGTCGAAGAACACCTATGGCACAGGGAACTTCCTCATCGTGAACACGGGGGAGCGGATCGTACGCAGCGAGCACGGTCTGATCACCACGGTCGCTTACCGGTGCGGTGACGACCCCGCGCGATATGCGGTCGAGGGCTCGATAGCGGTCACCGGGTCGCTCGTGCAGTGGCTGCGCGACAACCTGGGCATCATCGCGCGGTCGCAGGATGTCGAGACGCTGGCGGCCAGTGTCGATGACAACGGCGGCGCGTACTTCGTGCCCGCTTTCTCGGGACTGTTCGCTCCCTACTGGCGTCCCGACGCGCGAGGTGCGCTGGTCGGACTGACCCGTTACGTGACAAAGGCACACATCGCCCGGGCCGCCCTGGAGTCGACAGCTTTCCAGACCCGCGATGTGATCGACGCGGTCGTCGCCGACACCGGGCGCGCGCTGCCCGATCTGCGCGTGGACGGCGGGATGACCCGCGACGACCTGCTCATGCAGTTCCAGGCCGACATTCTCGGGATCCCCGTCGTGCGGCCGAAGGTCGTCGAGACCACAGCGCTGGGCGCGGCATACGCGGCCGGTCTGGCCACGGGGGTGTGGACCGGGTTCGACCAGCTGCGCGCGCTGTGGCGAGAAGATCGTCGCTTCGAACCCGCGATGGGTCACGACGAGCGCGAGCGCCGCTTTCGGATGTGGCGCAAGGCCGTGTCGAAGTCGCTGGACTGGGTCGATGACGACGCACGCACCCTGATGGGCACGCACGACGCGTGA
- a CDS encoding glycerol-3-phosphate dehydrogenase/oxidase yields MQVTLDGDGFAALAARPYADVLIIGGGINGIAAFRDLAMQGLDVALVERADYASGASAASSHMIHGGIRYLENGEFRLVHEAVTERNMLLRTAPHYVKPLQTTIPIFSTFSGVLSAPLRFLRHGAGRPRERGAALIKIGLEIYDSFSRGGGQVPRHTFHGRRASLRALPQLNPDVKYTATYWDASLRDPERLALDVLRDGVAEGRDAAARGRAGVDAAVPSIAQASAAARARAANYTAAVGVDDGRVVLRDVDSAQEVRFAASVVVNATGPWTDLTNAALHEPTRYMGGTKGSHIVLDNPELLAATGGRELFFEHSDGRIVLIYPLRGRVLVGTTDLEHDMTTPVVCTDEEVDYFLGLVAHVLPGVPVDREQIVYRYAGVRPLPGHGDLAPGFVSRDYRIESARLPGDVVILSLVGGKWTTFRASAEHLADHALTALAWPRRRSTRGVAIGGGRGYPTTERARRQWVAEHDVGLGAARVGVLLARYGTVAAQVVAAIGADPDDAPLSSAPDFSTGELRHLAQTEAVHHLEDLLLRRTVLAFTGRAGEDVAREVAAVVAPVRGWDAATIDAEVARALAAVRAAVPAGVAA; encoded by the coding sequence ATGCAGGTCACGCTCGACGGCGACGGCTTTGCCGCGCTCGCCGCCCGCCCGTACGCCGACGTGCTCATCATCGGCGGCGGTATCAACGGGATCGCCGCCTTCCGCGACCTGGCGATGCAGGGCCTGGACGTCGCGCTGGTCGAACGTGCCGACTACGCGAGTGGCGCGAGCGCGGCATCCAGCCACATGATCCACGGCGGCATCCGCTACCTCGAAAACGGCGAGTTCCGGCTCGTGCACGAGGCCGTCACAGAACGCAACATGCTGCTGCGCACCGCCCCGCACTACGTCAAACCGTTGCAGACCACGATTCCTATCTTCTCGACGTTCTCGGGCGTGCTTTCGGCGCCGCTGCGGTTTCTGCGGCACGGCGCCGGACGCCCGCGCGAGCGCGGCGCGGCGCTGATAAAGATCGGGCTCGAGATCTACGACTCGTTCTCCCGCGGCGGCGGGCAGGTGCCGCGCCACACCTTCCACGGCCGGCGTGCCTCGCTGCGCGCGCTGCCGCAGCTCAACCCCGACGTGAAGTACACCGCTACATACTGGGACGCCTCACTGCGCGACCCCGAGCGTCTCGCCCTGGATGTGCTGCGCGACGGCGTGGCCGAGGGGAGGGATGCCGCAGCCCGCGGTCGCGCGGGGGTGGATGCCGCTGTCCCATCGATCGCGCAGGCGAGCGCGGCCGCGCGCGCTCGCGCGGCGAACTACACCGCCGCGGTCGGCGTCGACGACGGCCGTGTCGTGCTGCGCGATGTCGACTCCGCGCAGGAGGTGCGCTTCGCGGCATCCGTCGTCGTGAACGCGACCGGGCCGTGGACCGATCTGACCAACGCCGCCCTGCACGAGCCGACCCGGTATATGGGCGGCACGAAGGGCTCGCATATCGTGCTGGATAATCCTGAGCTGTTGGCGGCCACCGGCGGACGCGAGCTGTTCTTCGAGCACAGCGATGGGCGCATCGTGCTGATCTATCCCCTGCGGGGGCGTGTGTTGGTGGGCACCACCGATCTCGAACACGACATGACCACCCCCGTCGTGTGCACCGACGAAGAGGTCGACTACTTCCTCGGGCTCGTCGCGCATGTGCTGCCCGGTGTGCCCGTGGACCGCGAGCAGATCGTGTACCGATACGCGGGTGTGCGGCCGCTGCCCGGGCATGGCGATCTCGCACCGGGATTCGTCTCGCGCGATTACCGCATCGAGTCGGCCCGGCTGCCCGGCGATGTCGTGATCCTGAGCCTGGTCGGGGGCAAGTGGACGACGTTCCGCGCCTCGGCCGAGCACCTCGCCGATCACGCGCTGACCGCACTGGCCTGGCCGCGCCGCCGCTCCACGCGCGGGGTCGCCATCGGCGGCGGGCGAGGATACCCGACCACCGAGCGCGCCCGCCGGCAGTGGGTGGCCGAACACGACGTGGGGCTCGGTGCGGCGCGGGTCGGTGTGCTGCTGGCCCGGTACGGCACCGTGGCGGCGCAGGTCGTGGCCGCCATTGGCGCCGACCCCGACGACGCGCCGCTGTCGTCGGCCCCCGATTTCAGCACCGGCGAGCTGCGCCACCTTGCGCAGACCGAGGCCGTACACCACCTCGAAGATCTGCTGCTGCGTCGTACGGTGCTGGCCTTCACCGGCCGTGCCGGCGAAGACGTCGCGCGCGAGGTGGCCGCGGTGGTCGCGCCCGTGCGCGGCTGGGATGCGGCCACCATCGACGCCGAGGTCGCTCGGGCGCTGGCCGCGGTGCGTGCGGCGGTGCCCGCAGGAGTCGCCGCCTGA
- the ribD gene encoding bifunctional diaminohydroxyphosphoribosylaminopyrimidine deaminase/5-amino-6-(5-phosphoribosylamino)uracil reductase RibD, with translation MSVSRAERDAMRRAFELARRGPRGVNPQVGAVVLSPAGSVIAEGWHRGAGTAHAEVDALSHLPADAARGATIVVTLEPCNHTGRTGPCALALIEAGVARVVFSAEDPGVHSGGGAARLRAAGVDVAAGLLAEEGVALIDDWLVSVRLGRPFITVKWAQSLDGRAAASDGSSQWITGPAARADVHERRAATDAILVGTGTVLADDPALTARRGDGTLYEHQPLPVVLGTREVPRDAAIRRHPHEPIFFDRLDTAVRELRDRGIQRLFIEGGPTVASAVVRAGLADEVLAYIAPVLLGGDRLALTDIGVPTLADAPRLRVVTVEKLGDDLLVIAQPVTAAGRFDAAPDSTTETEPAAPDSTTEKET, from the coding sequence ATGTCGGTCAGTCGAGCCGAGCGCGACGCCATGCGGCGCGCCTTCGAGCTCGCTCGGCGCGGCCCGCGAGGAGTGAATCCGCAGGTGGGAGCGGTCGTCCTTTCGCCCGCCGGCTCCGTCATCGCCGAAGGCTGGCATCGCGGCGCCGGCACCGCACACGCCGAGGTCGACGCTCTCTCGCACCTGCCGGCCGACGCCGCACGCGGGGCGACCATCGTCGTCACTCTGGAACCGTGCAATCACACCGGACGCACCGGACCCTGCGCGCTCGCGCTGATCGAAGCCGGCGTCGCACGCGTCGTGTTCAGCGCAGAAGACCCGGGAGTGCACTCCGGTGGCGGTGCCGCCCGCCTCCGGGCTGCGGGCGTGGATGTCGCGGCCGGTCTTCTCGCCGAAGAGGGCGTCGCGCTCATCGACGACTGGCTGGTCTCGGTGCGGCTGGGCCGCCCGTTCATCACCGTCAAGTGGGCGCAGAGCCTCGATGGCCGCGCGGCGGCATCCGACGGCTCCAGCCAGTGGATCACCGGGCCCGCTGCCCGCGCCGATGTGCACGAGCGGCGCGCGGCCACCGACGCTATCCTCGTCGGCACCGGCACCGTGCTCGCCGATGACCCAGCGCTGACCGCGCGACGGGGCGACGGCACCCTGTACGAGCACCAGCCGCTTCCGGTGGTGCTGGGCACCCGGGAGGTGCCGCGGGATGCCGCCATCCGGCGCCACCCGCACGAGCCGATCTTCTTCGACCGGCTCGACACCGCCGTGCGCGAGTTGCGCGACCGCGGCATCCAGCGGCTGTTCATCGAAGGCGGGCCTACGGTCGCCAGCGCCGTCGTGCGCGCGGGCCTCGCGGACGAAGTGCTCGCCTACATCGCCCCCGTGCTGCTGGGTGGAGATCGCCTCGCGCTCACCGACATCGGGGTGCCCACGCTCGCAGACGCCCCGCGACTGAGGGTGGTCACCGTCGAGAAGCTCGGCGACGACCTGCTGGTGATCGCGCAGCCGGTGACGGCGGCGGGGCGTTTCGACGCGGCGCCTGACTCAACGACCGAGACCGAACCCGCGGCGCCTGACTCTACGACCGAGAAGGAGACCTGA
- a CDS encoding riboflavin synthase, with protein sequence MFTGIIEEVGSITAVTPAGEGVRLTVQAPTAVSDAGHGDSIAISGVCLTVVDRGDDWFTADVMKQTLDMSTLDDVAAGRRVNVERALAAHARLGGHIVQGHIDGTGQVLEVRPGDQWRVLRIGLPGDLADLVVDKGSIAVDGVSLTVSAASPADAAAAWFEVSLIPETLTATTLGERAPGDRVNLETDILARHVRRLLAFTAGDGRDAASTSEEGRLA encoded by the coding sequence ATGTTCACCGGAATCATCGAAGAGGTAGGCAGCATCACCGCCGTCACGCCCGCGGGCGAGGGCGTGCGCCTGACCGTGCAGGCCCCGACCGCGGTCTCTGACGCCGGGCACGGCGACTCCATCGCGATCTCGGGCGTGTGCCTGACCGTCGTCGACCGCGGCGACGATTGGTTCACCGCCGACGTCATGAAGCAGACCCTCGACATGTCCACGCTCGACGATGTCGCCGCCGGGCGGCGCGTCAACGTCGAGCGGGCCCTCGCCGCGCACGCGCGGCTGGGCGGGCACATCGTGCAGGGCCACATCGACGGCACCGGCCAGGTGCTCGAGGTGCGCCCCGGCGACCAGTGGCGGGTGCTGCGCATCGGCCTTCCCGGCGATCTGGCCGACCTCGTGGTCGACAAGGGCTCGATCGCCGTCGACGGCGTCTCGCTTACCGTCAGCGCGGCGTCTCCCGCCGACGCCGCTGCCGCGTGGTTCGAAGTGTCGCTCATTCCCGAGACGCTGACCGCCACCACGCTCGGTGAGCGTGCGCCCGGCGATCGCGTCAACCTCGAGACCGACATCCTGGCCCGCCACGTGCGGCGTCTGCTCGCTTTCACGGCCGGTGACGGCCGCGACGCGGCATCCACTTCTGAAGAAGGGAGGCTCGCATGA
- the ribA gene encoding GTP cyclohydrolase II, with product MSLSTIPEALESLRAGRPVLVADDENRENEGDVILSAQLATPEWLAWTIRYSSGYLCAPMPVEWAERLDLPPMVAHNEDSRGTAYTVSVDAADRISTGISAADRAHTLNVLADPDSTPTSVIRPGHVLPLRAVDGGVRERSGHTEAAVDLMRLAGLAPVGAIGEVVAEDGSMMRLPGLIEMGEREGVPVITIEQLIAYLEEHDPRPEPVVHRRLVSLRAEANVPTSHGGFRFLAYKDRTTGTDHLAVVSGDLSAIEAPLVRVHSECLTGEAFGSLKCECGPQLQAALDAIDVAGGVVIYMRGHEGRGIGLINKLRAYSLQEGGLDTVDANLALGLPADARDYAAAAGILADLGVQKVRLLTNNTDKVTQLRDLGLDIVEQVPLLVGVGPNNHQYLQTKRDKMGHIIDADDLEEALHEMQAADGDGEHEGAKA from the coding sequence ATGAGCCTGTCCACCATCCCGGAGGCGCTGGAGAGTCTGCGCGCCGGTCGCCCGGTTCTGGTCGCCGACGACGAGAACCGCGAGAACGAGGGCGACGTCATCCTGTCGGCGCAGCTGGCCACGCCCGAATGGCTGGCGTGGACGATCCGCTACTCGAGCGGATACCTGTGCGCGCCGATGCCGGTGGAGTGGGCCGAACGGCTCGATCTGCCACCGATGGTCGCGCACAATGAAGACTCCCGGGGCACCGCGTACACGGTGAGTGTGGATGCCGCCGACCGCATCTCGACGGGGATCAGCGCCGCCGACCGCGCGCACACGCTGAACGTGCTGGCCGATCCCGATTCAACGCCGACGTCGGTCATCCGCCCCGGCCACGTGCTGCCGCTTCGGGCGGTGGACGGCGGCGTGCGCGAACGCAGCGGGCACACCGAGGCCGCCGTCGACCTGATGCGGTTGGCCGGCCTCGCGCCGGTCGGGGCGATCGGCGAAGTCGTGGCCGAAGACGGCAGCATGATGCGACTGCCGGGCCTGATCGAGATGGGTGAGCGCGAGGGCGTTCCGGTGATCACCATCGAGCAGCTGATCGCGTATCTCGAAGAGCACGATCCGCGTCCTGAACCGGTCGTGCACCGCCGCCTGGTCAGCCTGCGTGCCGAGGCGAACGTGCCGACCTCGCACGGGGGCTTCCGCTTTCTCGCTTATAAGGACCGCACCACGGGCACCGATCATCTGGCGGTGGTCTCGGGCGATCTCAGCGCCATCGAGGCACCTCTGGTGCGCGTGCACTCGGAGTGCCTGACCGGCGAGGCCTTCGGCTCGCTCAAATGCGAGTGCGGACCGCAGCTGCAGGCTGCACTCGACGCCATCGACGTCGCCGGCGGTGTCGTGATCTACATGCGCGGGCACGAGGGCCGCGGCATCGGCCTGATCAACAAGCTGCGCGCCTACAGCCTGCAGGAGGGCGGTCTCGACACCGTCGACGCCAACCTCGCCCTGGGGCTGCCCGCCGACGCACGCGACTACGCGGCCGCCGCCGGCATCCTCGCCGATCTCGGCGTGCAGAAGGTGCGACTGCTGACGAACAACACCGACAAGGTGACGCAGCTGCGTGACCTTGGCCTCGACATCGTCGAGCAGGTGCCGCTGTTGGTGGGTGTAGGCCCGAACAACCACCAGTATCTGCAGACCAAGCGCGACAAGATGGGGCACATCATCGACGCCGACGACCTCGAAGAGGCACTGCACGAGATGCAGGCCGCCGACGGCGACGGAGAACACGAAGGAGCAAAAGCGTGA
- the ribH gene encoding 6,7-dimethyl-8-ribityllumazine synthase — translation MSGTGAPRAPYDIDGRDAHVVIVAGTWHQAITDGLIAGAQRALDAAGAQHRVVRVPGSFELALAAQAAFAGGADAVVALGVIIRGGTPHFEYVSQATTDGLNRVALDAGKPVGFGVLTLDDEQQGLDRAGLEGSQEDKGGEAAQAALRMVTVLREFAS, via the coding sequence GTGAGCGGAACCGGAGCGCCCCGGGCGCCCTACGACATCGATGGACGCGACGCCCACGTCGTGATCGTCGCGGGCACCTGGCACCAGGCGATCACCGATGGGCTCATCGCCGGAGCGCAGCGTGCGCTCGATGCGGCCGGCGCGCAGCACCGCGTGGTACGCGTGCCAGGTTCGTTCGAGCTCGCCCTGGCTGCGCAGGCGGCGTTCGCAGGCGGCGCCGACGCCGTGGTCGCACTGGGCGTCATCATCCGCGGGGGCACCCCGCACTTCGAGTACGTCTCGCAGGCGACCACCGACGGGCTCAACCGCGTGGCACTCGATGCCGGCAAGCCGGTCGGTTTCGGCGTGTTGACGCTCGACGACGAACAGCAGGGCCTCGACCGGGCCGGGCTCGAAGGCTCTCAGGAGGACAAGGGCGGCGAGGCAGCCCAGGCGGCGCTGCGCATGGTGACGGTGCTGCGCGAATTCGCTTCCTGA
- a CDS encoding DUF2269 family protein: MDTLMSILHVATAVFIVGPMAIIPMTGLRALRSGSATQVNSLATSTSVFSWLSLLTFVFGFGAMGMAPAQYNLSFATPWILWSIIAYAIAFLLTVFVVVPQMRKAAVQFAASGTEAAGKPAGKPAGYGAIAGSSGIATLLLVVVVVLMIWKP; encoded by the coding sequence ATGGACACCCTGATGAGCATCCTGCACGTCGCCACCGCCGTCTTCATCGTCGGCCCGATGGCGATCATTCCGATGACAGGTCTGCGGGCTCTGCGCTCGGGCAGCGCCACGCAGGTGAACTCCCTGGCGACGTCGACGTCGGTCTTCTCGTGGCTGTCGCTGCTGACCTTCGTCTTCGGTTTTGGAGCGATGGGGATGGCCCCGGCGCAGTACAATCTGAGCTTTGCGACCCCGTGGATCCTCTGGTCGATCATTGCGTACGCGATAGCGTTCCTGCTGACCGTCTTCGTGGTGGTACCGCAGATGCGCAAGGCGGCGGTGCAGTTCGCGGCAAGTGGCACTGAAGCCGCCGGCAAGCCTGCCGGCAAGCCTGCCGGTTACGGCGCCATCGCCGGCAGCAGCGGTATTGCCACGCTGTTGCTGGTCGTGGTCGTCGTGCTGATGATCTGGAAGCCCTGA
- a CDS encoding GNAT family N-acetyltransferase: MSVIVRIVEPGDQSAWAELYAGYRAFYRLPDDPVAVSTTWQWVRDGEHGLVGLVTVDDDNVPIALANVRWFARPSSATMGLYLDDLFTAPEARGSGAASALLKHAAELAGEGGGSVVRWITAADNATARSVYDTHAAATPWVTYDMKPTA; this comes from the coding sequence GTGAGTGTGATTGTTCGAATTGTCGAGCCCGGTGACCAGAGCGCATGGGCAGAGCTCTATGCGGGGTATCGCGCGTTCTATCGACTTCCCGACGACCCAGTGGCCGTATCGACGACCTGGCAGTGGGTGCGCGACGGCGAACACGGGCTCGTCGGGCTCGTCACGGTAGACGATGACAACGTCCCAATCGCTTTGGCGAACGTTCGTTGGTTCGCTCGCCCCTCATCGGCGACGATGGGGCTCTATCTCGACGATCTCTTCACCGCCCCCGAGGCGCGCGGTAGCGGTGCGGCCAGCGCGTTGCTCAAGCACGCGGCTGAGCTTGCGGGGGAAGGCGGCGGCAGTGTTGTGCGGTGGATCACCGCCGCTGACAACGCGACGGCCCGATCCGTGTATGACACGCATGCCGCGGCGACGCCCTGGGTGACATACGACATGAAGCCCACCGCCTGA
- a CDS encoding ABC transporter permease, with protein sequence MTAVVDEIEADQRRGGVRALWSGNPWAVVQRGLIAARSSSWVVILSGFFEPVFYLASMGLGLQSLVGDVQTSAGLSVPYAAFIAPALLAVSAMNGAIYDSTWNVFFKLNYGKLYEGMLATSLGPLDVAFGEILYALLRGLLYACGFMIIMQVFGLNLAPTAILALPAVLLVAFGFASLGMAVTSYMKTFQHMDWINIVLLPMFLFSATLYPISVYPDWIQSIIMAFPLWHGVELIRALTTGSIGGAMVWHILYYVVMIAVGLVFTTKRLRALFLD encoded by the coding sequence ATGACAGCCGTCGTTGATGAGATCGAAGCCGACCAGCGCCGTGGCGGGGTGCGGGCGCTGTGGTCGGGCAACCCATGGGCGGTTGTACAGCGTGGGCTGATCGCGGCGCGCTCGTCGAGCTGGGTCGTGATCTTGTCGGGGTTCTTCGAGCCGGTCTTCTACCTGGCCTCGATGGGGCTCGGGCTGCAGAGCCTGGTCGGCGACGTGCAGACCTCGGCCGGTCTGAGCGTGCCCTACGCCGCCTTCATCGCCCCGGCGCTGCTGGCGGTGTCGGCGATGAACGGTGCCATCTACGACTCGACGTGGAACGTGTTCTTCAAGCTGAACTACGGCAAGCTCTACGAGGGCATGCTGGCCACGTCGCTGGGCCCGCTCGATGTCGCCTTCGGCGAGATCCTGTACGCGCTGCTGCGCGGGCTGCTCTACGCCTGCGGGTTCATGATCATCATGCAGGTGTTCGGGCTGAACCTGGCCCCCACAGCGATCCTGGCGCTGCCGGCCGTACTGCTGGTGGCCTTCGGCTTCGCGAGTCTGGGCATGGCCGTCACCAGCTATATGAAGACGTTCCAGCACATGGACTGGATAAACATCGTGCTGCTGCCGATGTTCCTGTTCTCGGCGACGCTGTACCCGATCTCGGTCTACCCCGACTGGATTCAGTCGATCATCATGGCCTTTCCGCTCTGGCACGGGGTCGAGCTGATCAGGGCCCTGACCACCGGGTCGATCGGCGGCGCGATGGTCTGGCACATCCTGTACTACGTAGTGATGATCGCCGTCGGCCTGGTGTTCACCACCAAGCGCCTGCGCGCCCTGTTCCTGGACTGA
- a CDS encoding ABC transporter permease: MTPRPAQGGPDAGATTHPTLDELRAEALAGGRLPRRYGSWYATEHMLRAMRAYGWTIVVGALGQPLVYLFGLAIGLAALIQQQIPVSGGGTVSYLVFVAPALLMTATIAVASEEFTYPVMAGFKWRRYFYGFNASPLSSPQIANGVIVAASARMLFAAGAYYLFIWGFGAVLPIVTVPAPATAWISVVIGMLAGWSFGMPLLAYAASLEEDTGQFALVQRFVFMPMFLFSGTFFPLANLPIWLQWIGWISPLWHATELGRMASFGQPVDAVLLVVHVVYLLVLSIGGYLLARRIFTRRLAK, translated from the coding sequence ATGACCCCTCGACCGGCTCAGGGAGGACCGGATGCCGGGGCCACGACGCATCCCACTCTCGATGAATTGCGCGCCGAAGCGCTCGCGGGCGGGCGGCTGCCCCGCCGCTACGGCAGTTGGTACGCGACCGAGCACATGCTGCGCGCGATGCGCGCCTACGGCTGGACGATCGTCGTGGGCGCCCTCGGACAACCGCTCGTCTACCTTTTCGGCCTCGCGATCGGGCTGGCCGCGCTCATCCAGCAGCAGATTCCGGTCTCCGGCGGCGGCACCGTGTCGTATCTCGTCTTCGTCGCACCGGCACTGTTGATGACCGCGACGATCGCCGTGGCCTCCGAGGAGTTCACGTATCCCGTGATGGCCGGCTTCAAGTGGCGGCGCTACTTCTATGGGTTCAACGCCTCACCCTTGTCGTCGCCGCAGATCGCCAACGGGGTGATCGTGGCGGCGTCGGCACGCATGCTCTTCGCAGCGGGCGCCTACTACCTCTTCATCTGGGGCTTCGGAGCCGTGCTGCCGATCGTGACGGTTCCCGCACCGGCGACCGCGTGGATCTCGGTGGTCATCGGCATGCTGGCCGGCTGGTCGTTCGGAATGCCGCTGCTGGCATACGCCGCGTCGCTCGAAGAAGACACCGGCCAGTTCGCACTGGTGCAGCGGTTCGTCTTCATGCCGATGTTCCTGTTCTCGGGCACGTTCTTTCCGCTGGCGAATCTGCCGATCTGGTTGCAGTGGATCGGTTGGATCTCGCCGCTGTGGCACGCGACCGAATTGGGGCGCATGGCCAGCTTCGGGCAGCCGGTCGATGCTGTTCTGCTCGTGGTGCATGTCGTGTATCTGCTCGTTCTCTCGATCGGCGGATACCTGCTGGCCCGCCGCATCTTCACGCGAAGGCTCGCGAAATGA
- a CDS encoding ABC transporter ATP-binding protein codes for MPAEVIRAANLVKTYKVKGKPDFRAVDDLSFEVAPGESFGLLGPNGAGKSTTMKMIGAVSTRTSGDLEILGLDPNRYGPEIRSRLGVVPQDDNLDGELNARENLYVYGRYFGMPGKECARKADELLAFAQLEDKAKNKVDQLSGGMKRRLTIARGLINDPRILLLDEPTTGLDPQARHILWDRLFRLKERGTTLVLTTHYMDEAEQLCDRLIVVDQGRIMAQGTPASLIREHSSREVLEVRFGSSRNEEVAPRLAGIGDRVEVLPDRILIYASDGEAALDRVTAAGLEPLTSLVRRSSLEDVFLRLTGRSLIE; via the coding sequence GTGCCCGCTGAAGTGATCCGTGCAGCGAACCTCGTCAAGACCTACAAGGTCAAGGGAAAGCCCGATTTCCGGGCCGTCGACGACCTCAGCTTCGAGGTCGCGCCCGGCGAGTCGTTCGGTCTGCTCGGTCCCAACGGCGCCGGCAAGTCGACGACGATGAAGATGATCGGGGCGGTGTCCACACGTACTTCGGGCGACCTCGAGATCTTGGGGCTCGACCCGAATCGGTACGGGCCCGAGATCCGGTCGCGGCTTGGTGTCGTGCCGCAAGACGACAACCTCGACGGTGAGCTCAACGCGCGCGAGAACCTGTATGTGTACGGCCGCTATTTCGGCATGCCCGGCAAGGAATGCGCGCGCAAGGCCGATGAGCTGCTGGCGTTCGCCCAGCTCGAAGACAAGGCCAAGAACAAGGTCGACCAGCTCTCAGGCGGCATGAAGCGGCGGCTGACGATTGCGCGCGGGCTGATCAACGACCCCCGCATCCTCTTGCTCGACGAGCCCACCACGGGCCTCGACCCGCAGGCGCGGCACATCCTGTGGGATCGCCTGTTCCGGCTCAAGGAACGCGGCACCACCCTGGTGCTGACCACGCACTACATGGACGAAGCCGAGCAATTGTGCGACCGGCTCATCGTGGTCGACCAGGGGCGCATCATGGCGCAGGGCACTCCGGCCTCGCTCATCCGCGAGCATTCCAGCCGCGAGGTGCTCGAGGTGCGCTTCGGCTCGAGCCGCAACGAAGAGGTCGCCCCACGACTTGCGGGCATCGGCGATCGCGTCGAGGTGCTGCCCGACCGCATTCTCATCTACGCGTCCGACGGCGAAGCGGCGCTCGACCGTGTCACGGCGGCCGGCCTCGAACCGCTGACAAGCCTGGTGAGGCGCTCGAGCCTCGAAGACGTCTTCTTGCGGCTGACCGGAAGGTCGCTGATCGAATGA